A genomic segment from Malaclemys terrapin pileata isolate rMalTer1 chromosome 1, rMalTer1.hap1, whole genome shotgun sequence encodes:
- the NTF3 gene encoding neurotrophin-3 produces the protein MVTPTTILQVNKVMSILFYVIFLAYLRGIQSTNMDQRSLPEDSINSLIIKLIQADILKNKLSKQMVDIKENYQNTMQKTEAQQDVDGVENVKSDFQPVISMDAELLRQQKRYNSPRVLLSDNTPLEPPPLYLMEDYIGNSVVVNRTSRRKRYAEHKSHRGEYSVCDSESLWVTDKSSAIDIRGHQVTVLGEIKTGNSPVKQYFYETRCKAAKPVKNGCRGIDDKHWNSQCKTSQTYVRALTSENNKLVGWRWIRIDTSCVCALSRKIGRT, from the coding sequence ATCTTACAGGTGAACAAGGTGATGTCCATCTTGTTTTATGTGATATTTCTTGCTTATCTTCGTGGCATCCAATCTACCAACATGGATCAAAGGAGTTTGCCAGAAGATTCAATAAATTCTCTCATTATTAAACTCATTCAGGCAGACATTTTGAAAAACAAGCTCTCCAAGCAGATGGTGGATATCAAGGAAAACTATCAAAACACAATGCAGAAAACAGAGGCTCAACAGGACGTGGATGGAGTTGAAAATGTGAAATCAGACTTCCAGCCAGTTATCTCAATGGATGCAGAACTATTAAGGCAACAGAAACGCTACAATTCTCCCCGAGTCCTCTTGAGTGACAATACCCCATTGGAACCTCCACCTTTGTATCTTATGGAAGATTATATTGGAAATTCTGTAGTGGTGAACAGAACCTCCAGGAGGAAAAGGTATGCAGAACATAAGAGCCATCGAGGGGAATATTCTGTATGTGACAGTGAAAGTTTATGGGTCACGGACAAATCATCCGCTATTGACATTAGAGGACACCAGGTAACTGTGCTAGGAGAAATTAAAACAGGCAACTCTCCCgtcaaacaatatttttatgaaacAAGGTGTAAAGCAGCCAAACCGGTAAAAAATGGCTGCCGTGGCATTGACGATAAACACTGGAACTCCCAGTGCAAAACATCCCAAACGTATGTAAGAGCACTGACTTCGGAAAACAATAAACTCGTAGGCTGGCGATGGATAAGAATAGACACATCCTGCGTGTGTGCGTTGTCGAGAAAAATAGGAAGAACATAA